The Mangrovimonas cancribranchiae nucleotide sequence TAACTGTCTATCTGAAAACCATAAAGATGGCGCAAAATATTGTTATAAATGCGGCCATAAATTACATTATGACTAAACAAAAGTACCTCATAGCCATAGTTGGTCCAACTGCTATTGGAAAAACTGCTTTAAGCATAAAATTAGCCAAACATTTTAATACTGAAATCCTTTCGGCAGACTCAAGACAGTTTTTTAAAGAAATGCAAATAGGGACAGCTGCCCCAACTCCAGAAGAGCTTTCTAAAGCAAAACATCACTTTATTCACAATAAGTCTATCACAGATAATTATAGTGTTGGCGCTTTTGAAAAAGATGCTATAAGCTTACTAAACAACTTATTTATAACTAAAGATGTTGTAGTTCTTGTTGGTGGGTCTGGTTTATATGTGGATGCCGTAGTTAATGGTTTAGATGATTTTCCCAAAGTAGACACTAGTATTAGAGAGACCCTAAATAACACCTTAAAAAAAGATGGTTTAGAAAAGCTACAAGAGCAACTTAAGCATGTTGATTTGGAGGCTTATAACACTATTGCTATAGATAACCCACATCGTGTTATTCGTGCCTTAGAAATTTCTTTAGGTACAGGAAAACCGTATTCTTCGTTTTTAAATCAGAAAAATAAAAACCGAAACTTTAATACTATTTATATTGGTTTAACTGCCGACAGAGAGATTATTTACAATCGAATAAACAAACGTGTTGATATTATGGTTGAAGAAGGTTTATTAAATGAAGTTAAAACACTTCACCCGCATAAAACATTAAATGCTTTAAACACGGTTGGATACAAAGAGCTTTTTAAGTTTTTAGAAAGTGAATGGACCTTAGATTTTGCGATATCAGAAATCAAGAAAAATACTCGACGTTTTGCTAAACGACAATTAACGTGGTACCGAAAAAACCCCGAGATCCATTGGTTTGATTTTGAAACTAAGCCAGAAATCATCTTTCAGACGATAGAACATATCTTCTCTAACAAATAACTTATTTGTCGTATACTAAAAAAAGCCCACTTTAAAAGCGAGCTTTATTTTAATTTATTTTTAGGTTTATTAAGCTTCTTGATTTACGACTAATCTAAAACCTTCGCCGTGAATGTTTAAAATTTCAACATTCTCATCTTGCTTTAAATATTTACGCAACTTGGCTATATAAACATCCATACTTCTTGATGTAAAGTAATTATCGTCTCTCCAAATTTTTGTTAACGCAAGTTCTCGTGGCATTAAATCGTTTTCATGTAATGCTAACAGGCGTAACAAATCATTTTCTTTAGGCGATAATTTGGTTTGCTCTCCGCCATCGTAAGTTAAAAACCTTAGTTTAGAATTTAAATGAAACTTACCTATTTGAAATTCGAATTGCTTGCTATCTGCCACCGATTCTGTAGCTTTACGCTGCATAATGGCTTTAATTTTCATTAACAATACTTCGCTATCAAAAGGTTTATTTAAATAATCGTCTGCCCCTACTTTATAACCTTTTAAAACATCTTCTTTCATGGCTTTTGCCGTTAAGAAAATAATAGGTACATCGGTATTTTTTTCTCTAATTTCTTTAGCTAGCGTAAATCCATCTTTATAAGGCATCATAACATCTAAGATGCATAAATCGAAATCATCTTTTTTAAATTTTTCGAAACCTTCCATTCCATTTTTAGCATGGGTTACTTGATAATCGTTCATTAACAAGTAATCCTTTAAAATGGTTCCAAAATTTGGATCGTCTTCTACTAATAAAATTTTCTTTTGTTCTTGTTCATTCATAGCTTTACGATATTAATGGAAGTTTTATAATAAAGGTACTTCCTTTGTCTTTTTCACTTTCTACTGATATATGACCTTGATGGTCATCTACTATTCGTTTTACATAGGCTAATCCTAACCCATGTCCTTTTACATTATGTATATTTCCTGTATGTTCTCTATAAAATTTTTCGAACACACGTTTTTGGGCGGCTTTGCTCATGCCGCTACCTTGATCTTTTATCCTTAAAATAATGTTTGTTCCTACGTTTTCGGTATACACATCTATTTTTGGGGCTTCTGGCGAATATTTTATGGCATTATCTAAAATATTCACAATAACATTAGTAAAATGGGTTTCGTTTGCTAAAACAGACGATTTATCGGCATTTAAATGGGTTTTAATAAACCCTTGTCTATCTTCTACTATTAACTCTACATGCGTTATAGCATCTTCTATTAAGTCGTGTAATTTTACACGTTCCTTACTAATGTTAAGTTCGTTTTTTTCTAGTTTAGATATCCTTAATACATTTTCAACATGTGCATGCATACGTTTATTTTCATCTTTAATCATGTTTAAATAACGCATGACTTTGTCTTTATCATCTATAATTTTAGGATTTTTTATGGCATCTAACGCTAAATTTATGGTTGCTATTGGCGTTTTAAATTCGTGCGTCATATTATTAATGAAATCCGATTTTATTTCGGAAATCTTTCGTTGCTTTAATAATTGCATTAAGGCACTTGTGTAAGCAATAACTATAATTGAGGTAAAGATTATAGATAACAACGTCATTTTTATTATTGATGAATGTAAAAACTTATTCCTATTAGGGAAGTTTACTAATAATTGATAGTTGTTTAAATCGTTTTCATTTTTAAAAATAGGTACGCCAAAGGTTGATGCTTTTTGAAGCTCGAAATCGTTTGTTTGTACTTTTGTTGCTAAATTATTACTGTATATAGCAAATTCGTAATCTAATTTCACCCCATCTTCGGCTAATTTCTTTTTAAGAAACCTGTTTATTTCTGCTTTTGATACGCGTTTATGAATGGGTACTCTGTAGGATAAATCTTTGTAAGCATCGTCGTAAAACACTTCTTTACTACGTGTTAGATTTCCTATATCTAGCATCATGGCATCAATATTATTGCCTCTTATTATATTGGTTTTTCGCTCACTTAATACTTTTATAATATTAATACTATCTAAACCTATGTCAAAGATCGATGATGAGAGTTTATAGTTTTCTTCTAAAACACTATTTCTATAAATTAGTACGTCGTCTGAGCCCGGGTCATCGGTTTTAAAATATAATTCTCTGTAGCCTGTGGTATCAACCACAACACCATCTGAGAACATTTTTTCGAATTTCACCATGTGCTCTCTAAACTCGCGATCCTCTATGGCTTTCGAGGTATAAGTAAGCGCTTTTTTTACATTAAATGTAAACTGCTCTTCCTCGTTTTTTATAGAGTTATTAATATAATAGGCTTGTACAAATATGATGCCTATTAACGATAAACTCATTAATAACACGAGTATGATGAATAACTTTCTGCTCATCAGTCAAAATTAAGATTTTAACATTTAGTCTCTGTAGCATTTAACCTTACATTAACAAAAATGTTAAATTTTGTGGATTACCCTATTAAGTTAAGAATTTTAGAGTGGGTTTCGTGGACTTGTTCTCGTGTTTTTTCAAATGCTTTATTAACAATTACAAAATTGGAAAGCTTTATTTTTTTTTCGTCGCTCCATTGGTTCTCTACAATAGATTGCACTTTTTCTTTGGTGGTATTATCTCGTTTTAACACTCTTTCTACACGCATTGACAGTGGTGCGGTTACTGTTATAACATAATCGCATTGTTTATAGCTTCCAGACTCGAATAAAATAGCAGCTTCTTTTAAAACGTATGGCGCTTGTTGCTTGTCTACCCAATTTTTAAAATGTTGAGCAACTCTAGGGTGCACAATCGCATTCATTTTTTTTAGCTTAGATTTATCATTAAATATTTCTTGTGATAAATATGCTTTATTTAGTTGACCTTCTTTGTACGCCTTTTCTCCAAATAACGCTATTAACTCTTGTTTAATAATTTTGGAATCATTCATTAAACGCTTAGCCTCGTCATCTGCAATATAAACTGGTATACCGTACTTTTCTTGAAAAATTTTAGCTACGGTTGTTTTTCCGCTTCCTATGCCTCCTGTTATTCCTACTATAATCATTGTACTATAATAAAATCTATTTGTGCTTGATCTACCTTAACGTGTCTTACTTGTTTTGGTTTTCTGGTAACTTTGGGGGTTAATATGGTTTGGTTTTCATTAATTTGATTATAGTCGCAAACCACCAAAAAGTCTTTCGGTTTTATATCTTTAAAATGTGTTAAGCTCGTGTAATAAGATATATTCACTTTTTTTGGGAAGTATTTAAGTGTGATGTTTTCTGGAACATTAATAATACTTACGGGTACTTTTAAATGCCCTTCGGTAAACTTATCTACTTCTATATTAATATTTATCGTATTGTTCGAAAAAATTAAGTTTTCATTAGCGTTTTTAGGTAGCTTAAGCTTTACTTTTTTTTGTTGGGTATTTTTAACATCTAATAAAGTTACTGAATCTGTTTCGATGGCGTGTATTTTATCTACTAAAACTTGTGGACCAATAACTTTAATTGAATCTGGATCTAGAACAATAGGTTTAAATAAATCGTATCCAGGACTAAAACTAATATTTGAATTTAGTTTAACAGGAATCTTCTTTACTTCATTTTTATCAAAACGAAATTTTAAAGTGTCTGGTGTTACATTTAACAGCTCTATATCTTTATCAAATTGTTGATTTAATTTTGAAAAAAAAGTTGATTTACTCCAAATATATAAACTATCGGTTTGGGTTATGTCGTTTTTAAAATCTACAGTTACTTTTGGTCTTGACAAATAATATTGTAATAAATTAAAGCCATTAGTTTTTAATGTTATTTCCAGAGCATGTGAACTATCGTTAACAATTACATAGGCTTCCGGAACCTCTTTTTTAGTAATATTAAACGTTATTGTTTTGGTATAGGTATTAGACAACTTTAAAAGTAAAAGCGTAATAAAAGACAAGACTACAAACAGTAAAAACACATTAATGCGTTTACTCTTTATAGCAGAGATTAACTTTGTTCGTATTATTCTTATCATACCTTAAAAAACAAATTAGGAAATATACGTTCTGGCGATTTAGAAAGTATGCCTACTAACCAAGTGGATTTTAAAAATCCTATCCCGTATCCGAAAAATTGAATACATATCGCAAACATAACTAAAATGGCTACCCCAATATGCTTTGTTTTAGCCAAAGCAAGCACAAAAGCGAGTGCAAAATAAAAACCATACGCACTTAACGGAATATAACATTCAAAAAAAGTTAATATTATAGCTAACACCAGTCCTAGCATAAAACATGTAGGCAACCAATAGGTTAATTTGCTTGTTTCAGGATAACGCTTATTTAATATTGGTCTAACAAGGCCAAACTTATTGACTTGCTTATAAAACTTACGCCACGATATACGGCGTTTATGGTATACAAATGCTTCTGGGATTAATTTAGTATCAAAACCTAAACGCCAAAGTCTTATTGTTAAATCGGGATCTTCGCCAGGATGGATGTTTCCAAACCCTTTGGTTTTCAAAAACGCTTCTTTTGAGAGCCCCATATTAAAACTCCTAGGCTGAAATTTATTTACACTTCGTTTACTTCCTCTTATTCCTCCTGTAGTTATAAATGATGTCATTGAAAAATCTATCGCTTTTTGAAGCTTAGAAAACGACTTATGTGCGGCATCTGGCCCACCAAAACAATGTACAAAATGGGTTTTTAAACTCTTATCTACAGCGTTTAAATAGTGATTAGGTAAAATACAATCAGAATCTAAAATAATAAAATAATTCCCTTTAGCTTTTAACATACCATAATTTCTAGAATCGCCAGGACCACTATTTGTCTTGTAATAGTAGGAGATATCTAAATGATTTTCATAAAGCTTAATAACAGAATCACTCTTATTATCAGAACCGTCTTCTACAATAACAATTTCGAAAGGAATTTCAGTTTTAAAAGCGGTAAAACTCTCCAAAAGTTCTTTAATTTCCTCTGGCCTATTATAAACTGGTATAATAAAAGAATATGTGATTTCTGACATAAAAACAAAGGTAATTAAAGTAATAGTAATTTCTTCTACTAAACACTAATAAGCATAAAAAAGCCACTCAGTACTGAGTGGCTTTATAAAACTTATAGTTTCTTAAAATTATTTCTTAATAATTCTAATAGTTTCTGTTGTTCCGTTTACAGTTACCTTTACAAAGTAAGCACCAGCTTGTAGTTCGCTCATGTTTACATCGTTTGTTACTGTATTAGGCGCTGTTCTAATTACTTCCTGTCCTAACATATTATACACAGATACGTTGCTTATATTGCTTTGTGCTTTTAAGCTTAACATATTGTTTACTGGGTTAGGGTAATAGGTAAATAATGTACTTAACCCAAAGTCTTCTATAGACATTGTAGGGTCTGATAACGTTACATCAAATGTACCTTCTTCCGAGCCATTGTTCCATAGTTGTAAATAGTATGTTTCTCCAGCAGTTAAACCTGTTAGAGATAAAGACACTTCATCTGCAGAACTACAATCTTCCTCTCCTAAAGTACCACAAGCACCATTATACACTGCTACATGAGCTGCTGTTGCAGTTCCTAAAGTAGTTGCAATATCAACCTCTCCACTTGCTGGAGCTTCAAAAGTATACCAAATATCTGCAATACTACTAAAAGAATCGCAAGAGGTTTGTTCTGGATTAACAGAAGCACAAGTATTATCTACGGTATTAGCATTACCATCTACAGCCATTGCTATGGCACTAGCACAATCTTGATTGGCTTGAGCTGGTGTACAAGACGCTTCGCAAGTAATTGTCATATCGAAAATCCCTGTACTAGTTGAATTCCAACCTTCAACTGCTATATAGTATGTTTGTGTACCATCGGCAGTAAAAGAACCATAAGATCTTGTTCCGCTTGTACATTCTACATTGTTATCATCATTACCTCCTACTAATGTTAAATTTCCTGATGTCCCTGTGTATACTAAAAATGAGGTGTCATAATCTGAAGGACATAAATTGATTGTCACGTCAGCAGCACCTTCTACACTACTATCGTAACTAAACCATACATTTGGAGCATCCATATCGGCACCAAAACCATCTGGTGCGTCATCTTCATCTAAGGTTGCAAGGTCGGTGCTTCCTGTATAATTACCACCACAAGTTACGGCTTGTGCATTAGCAAAATCATCGTTTGCTGGTGGTGGTGGTGTCGCCTCTGTTGTAAAGCTCCAAACATCGCATCCTGTTGCTTCTGTTGATACATTTACAGGAATAGCTGCCCAATAAATCGTTGTTTCATAAACATTAATAGTAACATCCATAGAAGTAGTTGTAACCGTTCCTATTAACCCAGGATTTGTCCCAAACTCATCATCATATTCATAAATATAATAAGCTGTTGGTGTTGGTCCTGTAGTAGGTGCCATCCAAGATAAGGTTGTATTTCCTACAGTAACATCTGTAGCTCCTACAGCTGGGGTTGGAGTTGTTGCACAGTCAGGCTCTGCACCTGGTGCGCCATCATTATTGGTAACTGAGGTCACGTGGCAACTAAAATCAGTCCCACAAGCAGCATCAGCAGCCCAATGCGCCTCAACATCTGTTGCAGTTGCTGTCCATGTTAATGGTGAAGCACCATTAGCTAATACTGTAGCACCATCTGCTCCATCTATAATCGTAACATAACCACCATCAGCATCAAAAACGTATTCATCACCAATATTTAAGTTTTGTACAACTGAATACTCTCCAAAATAGTTACAACCACTTATTTCCTCTGCTGAACCATCATTGGTTAATATTACTGGATCAGCTGGATATTGATTACCATCAAAATCGCATTGTGCCATACTCTGCCACGAAAAAGCAACACAACATAACACTAAAAAGCAAAACGTAATTTTTCTCATAATTAATTGGTTTTAAGGTTAAAGAATTGATTAATTGATTTTAATTTAACAACAAAAAAAAAGCTATTAATTGTTTTTTAATAAAAATCGATAAGATACGTTTTTTTTCGACTAAAAACACAAATAACTAGTAAACAGAATATTACACACCTCTAACTGACTAGTCACTATACAGCATAATATAAAAAAAGCCACTCAGTACTGAGTGGCTTTATAAAACTTATAGTTTCTTAAAATTATTTCTTAATAATTCTAATAGTTTCTGTTGCTCCGTTTACAGTTACCTTTACAAAGTAAGCACCAGCTTGTAATTCGCTCATGTTTACATCGTTTGATACTGTATTAGGTGCTGTTCTTATTACTTCTTGACCTAACATGTTATAAACAGATACGTTACTTATGTTGCTTTGTGCTTTTAAGCTTAACATATTGTTTACTGGGTTAGGGTAATATGTGAATAATGCGTCTGAGCTAAAGTTATCTACACTCATAGTAGGGTCTGATAACACTACATCAAATGTACCTTCTTCAGAGCCATTATTCCATAGTTGTAAATAGTATGTTTCTCCAGCAGTTAAGCCTGATAACGATACGCTAGCTTCAGCTGTACCATCACTACAAGTTTCACCTACTAAAGCTCCACATGTACCACTATACACTGCTACATGAGCAGCTGTTGCTGTGCCTAATGTTGTTGTAATTTCAACTTCTTGACTAGCAGGTACTTCAAAAGTATACCAAATATCTGCAATAGTTCCAAAAGTATCACAAGAGGTTTGTTCTGCATTTACAGAAGCACAAGTGTTATCTACGGTATTTGTATTACCATCTACAGCCATTGCTATGGCACTAGCACAATCTTGATTGGCTTGAGCTGGTGTACAAGACGCTTCGCAAGTAACATCCATTGTATAACTACCTGTACTTGTAGAACTATATCCATTTATAGTAATATAATATGTTTGGGTTCCATCGGCAGTAAAAGTTGCTTCAGATTGTAGCGAACAAAAATC carries:
- a CDS encoding glycosyltransferase; the encoded protein is MSEITYSFIIPVYNRPEEIKELLESFTAFKTEIPFEIVIVEDGSDNKSDSVIKLYENHLDISYYYKTNSGPGDSRNYGMLKAKGNYFIILDSDCILPNHYLNAVDKSLKTHFVHCFGGPDAAHKSFSKLQKAIDFSMTSFITTGGIRGSKRSVNKFQPRSFNMGLSKEAFLKTKGFGNIHPGEDPDLTIRLWRLGFDTKLIPEAFVYHKRRISWRKFYKQVNKFGLVRPILNKRYPETSKLTYWLPTCFMLGLVLAIILTFFECYIPLSAYGFYFALAFVLALAKTKHIGVAILVMFAICIQFFGYGIGFLKSTWLVGILSKSPERIFPNLFFKV
- a CDS encoding T9SS type A sorting domain-containing protein translates to MRKITFCFLVLCCVAFSWQSMAQCDFDGNQYPADPVILTNDGSAEEISGCNYFGEYSVVQNLNIGDEYVFDADGGYVTIIDGADGATVLANGASPLTWTATATDVEAHWAADAACGTDFSCHVTSVTNNDGAPGAEPDCATTPTPAVGATDVTVGNTTLSWMAPTTGPTPTAYYIYEYDDEFGTNPGLIGTVTTTSMDVTINVYETTIYWAAIPVNVSTEATGCDVWSFTTEATPPPPANDDFANAQAVTCGGNYTGSTDLATLDEDDAPDGFGADMDAPNVWFSYDSSVEGAADVTINLCPSDYDTSFLVYTGTSGNLTLVGGNDDNNVECTSGTRSYGSFTADGTQTYYIAVEGWNSTSTGIFDMTITCEASCTPAQANQDCASAIAMAVDGNANTVDNTCASVNPEQTSCDSFSSIADIWYTFEAPASGEVDIATTLGTATAAHVAVYNGACGTLGEEDCSSADEVSLSLTGLTAGETYYLQLWNNGSEEGTFDVTLSDPTMSIEDFGLSTLFTYYPNPVNNMLSLKAQSNISNVSVYNMLGQEVIRTAPNTVTNDVNMSELQAGAYFVKVTVNGTTETIRIIKK
- the coaE gene encoding dephospho-CoA kinase (Dephospho-CoA kinase (CoaE) performs the final step in coenzyme A biosynthesis.), which produces MIIVGITGGIGSGKTTVAKIFQEKYGIPVYIADDEAKRLMNDSKIIKQELIALFGEKAYKEGQLNKAYLSQEIFNDKSKLKKMNAIVHPRVAQHFKNWVDKQQAPYVLKEAAILFESGSYKQCDYVITVTAPLSMRVERVLKRDNTTKEKVQSIVENQWSDEKKIKLSNFVIVNKAFEKTREQVHETHSKILNLIG
- a CDS encoding YbbR-like domain-containing protein; this translates as MIRIIRTKLISAIKSKRINVFLLFVVLSFITLLLLKLSNTYTKTITFNITKKEVPEAYVIVNDSSHALEITLKTNGFNLLQYYLSRPKVTVDFKNDITQTDSLYIWSKSTFFSKLNQQFDKDIELLNVTPDTLKFRFDKNEVKKIPVKLNSNISFSPGYDLFKPIVLDPDSIKVIGPQVLVDKIHAIETDSVTLLDVKNTQQKKVKLKLPKNANENLIFSNNTININIEVDKFTEGHLKVPVSIINVPENITLKYFPKKVNISYYTSLTHFKDIKPKDFLVVCDYNQINENQTILTPKVTRKPKQVRHVKVDQAQIDFIIVQ
- a CDS encoding HAMP domain-containing sensor histidine kinase: MSRKLFIILVLLMSLSLIGIIFVQAYYINNSIKNEEEQFTFNVKKALTYTSKAIEDREFREHMVKFEKMFSDGVVVDTTGYRELYFKTDDPGSDDVLIYRNSVLEENYKLSSSIFDIGLDSINIIKVLSERKTNIIRGNNIDAMMLDIGNLTRSKEVFYDDAYKDLSYRVPIHKRVSKAEINRFLKKKLAEDGVKLDYEFAIYSNNLATKVQTNDFELQKASTFGVPIFKNENDLNNYQLLVNFPNRNKFLHSSIIKMTLLSIIFTSIIVIAYTSALMQLLKQRKISEIKSDFINNMTHEFKTPIATINLALDAIKNPKIIDDKDKVMRYLNMIKDENKRMHAHVENVLRISKLEKNELNISKERVKLHDLIEDAITHVELIVEDRQGFIKTHLNADKSSVLANETHFTNVIVNILDNAIKYSPEAPKIDVYTENVGTNIILRIKDQGSGMSKAAQKRVFEKFYREHTGNIHNVKGHGLGLAYVKRIVDDHQGHISVESEKDKGSTFIIKLPLIS
- the miaA gene encoding tRNA (adenosine(37)-N6)-dimethylallyltransferase MiaA gives rise to the protein MAQNIVINAAINYIMTKQKYLIAIVGPTAIGKTALSIKLAKHFNTEILSADSRQFFKEMQIGTAAPTPEELSKAKHHFIHNKSITDNYSVGAFEKDAISLLNNLFITKDVVVLVGGSGLYVDAVVNGLDDFPKVDTSIRETLNNTLKKDGLEKLQEQLKHVDLEAYNTIAIDNPHRVIRALEISLGTGKPYSSFLNQKNKNRNFNTIYIGLTADREIIYNRINKRVDIMVEEGLLNEVKTLHPHKTLNALNTVGYKELFKFLESEWTLDFAISEIKKNTRRFAKRQLTWYRKNPEIHWFDFETKPEIIFQTIEHIFSNK
- a CDS encoding response regulator transcription factor, with amino-acid sequence MNEQEQKKILLVEDDPNFGTILKDYLLMNDYQVTHAKNGMEGFEKFKKDDFDLCILDVMMPYKDGFTLAKEIREKNTDVPIIFLTAKAMKEDVLKGYKVGADDYLNKPFDSEVLLMKIKAIMQRKATESVADSKQFEFQIGKFHLNSKLRFLTYDGGEQTKLSPKENDLLRLLALHENDLMPRELALTKIWRDDNYFTSRSMDVYIAKLRKYLKQDENVEILNIHGEGFRLVVNQEA